A window of the Vigna angularis cultivar LongXiaoDou No.4 chromosome 3, ASM1680809v1, whole genome shotgun sequence genome harbors these coding sequences:
- the LOC108325276 gene encoding 60S ribosomal protein L22-2, translated as MSRGGVTASKGKKKGVTFTIDCAKPVEDKIMDIASLEKFLQERIKVSGKAGALGDTVAVAREKTKIIVTSDSNFSKRYLKYLTKKYLKKHNVRDWLRVIASNKDRSVYELRYFNIAENEGEEED; from the exons ATGAGTCGGGGAGGTGTAACTGCTTCGAAGGGCAAGAAGAAGGGGGTGACATTCACCATTGACTGTGCGAAGCCAGTGGAGGACAAGATCATGGATATTGCTTCTCTCGAGAAGTTCCTTCAAGAGAGGATTAAGGTTTCTGGCAAGGCCGGTGCTCTCGGTGACACCGTCGCCGTTGCACGCGAGAAGACCAAAATCATTGTTACTTCCGACAGCAACTTCTCTAAACG TTACCTCAAGTACTtaactaagaagtatttgaaGAAGCACAACGTTCGTGACTGGCTCCGAGTGATTGCTTCTAACAAAGATAGAAGCGTTTATGAACTGAGGTACTTCAACATTGCTGAGAAtgaaggagaggaagaagattaG
- the LOC108324280 gene encoding dormancy-associated protein homolog 3 isoform X1 encodes MGLLDHLWDDTVAGPPPENGLGKLRKHNTFAFRSNSGKESDSGSVKSYGEDSPEDAMRVTRSIMIVKPPGYQSQSGSAPVSPAGSTPPLSPFSGKEELESPSAFEEGRHRMRSRRLARTDQALLLLSMCEK; translated from the exons ATGGGGCTACTCGATCACTTGTGGGATGACACTGTCGCCGGCCCTCCGCCGGAGAACGGCCTCGGCAAGCTCCGAAAGCACAACACCTTTGCTTTCCGATCCAACTCTGGCAAGG AATCAGACAGCGGAAGCGTGAAGTCATACGGTGAGGATTCGCCGGAAGATGCGATGAGAGTTACACGCAGTATCATGATCGTGAAGCCACCTGGATACCAGAGTCAGAGTGGATCGGCGCCGGTTTCACCCGCCGGTTCTACTCCTCCGCTGTCTCCGTTTTCAGGTAAG GAGGAGCTAGAGAGTCCTTCCGCTTTCGAAGAAGGTCGACATCGGATGCGTTCGAGAAGACTCGCCAGAACAGACCAagctcttcttctcctttcGATGTGTGAGAAATGA
- the LOC108324280 gene encoding dormancy-associated protein homolog 3 isoform X2: MGLLDHLWDDTVAGPPPENGLGKLRKHNTFAFRSNSGKESDSGSVKSYGEDSPEDAMRVTRSIMIVKPPGYQSQSGSAPVSPAGSTPPLSPFSGGARESFRFRRRSTSDAFEKTRQNRPSSSSPFDV; the protein is encoded by the exons ATGGGGCTACTCGATCACTTGTGGGATGACACTGTCGCCGGCCCTCCGCCGGAGAACGGCCTCGGCAAGCTCCGAAAGCACAACACCTTTGCTTTCCGATCCAACTCTGGCAAGG AATCAGACAGCGGAAGCGTGAAGTCATACGGTGAGGATTCGCCGGAAGATGCGATGAGAGTTACACGCAGTATCATGATCGTGAAGCCACCTGGATACCAGAGTCAGAGTGGATCGGCGCCGGTTTCACCCGCCGGTTCTACTCCTCCGCTGTCTCCGTTTTCAG GAGGAGCTAGAGAGTCCTTCCGCTTTCGAAGAAGGTCGACATCGGATGCGTTCGAGAAGACTCGCCAGAACAGACCAagctcttcttctcctttcGATGTGTGA
- the LOC108324952 gene encoding uncharacterized protein LOC108324952, whose translation MDRKQSRLGPMVYSFLLLLLLFHGVLPHSSGKSNGVCVSQGGRFPPFKSEGSVPKKGPKDLTLCRIFRKKTCCGVTHTHPALMSVRKLATTGEANPECLHLWELLECSICDPRVGTQPGPPLICASLCERIYEACSNAYFSMDVKTQILAPCGVNDFVCGRAAEWVSNGTDLCVAAGFRVSSSDIGFIASEEASCYGDKSSLGSVADTWKTSQFELTQKGESLRMLDDFHQWVREMPFGERVSWAIGGMVLTAGLVFVSKRKSHSQRQKLAAIKRTARKLGGRMVEQLPSNAQEHRRRISR comes from the exons ATGGATCGGAAGCAGTCCCGGCTTGGACCCATGGTTTATAGCTTCTTGCTTTTGCTCCTCCTCTTTCATGGCGTCCTTCCTCACTCTTCTG GTAAATCCAATGGAGTGTGTGTTTCTCAAGGAGGTCGTTTTCCTCCCTTCAAATCTGAGGGTAGTGTTCCCAAAAAGGGTCCTAAAGATTTGACCCTCTGCCGGATATTTCGTAAAAAGACTTGTTGTGGTGTAACCCATACACATCCTGCTCTGATGTCTGTAAGGAAGCTAGCTACAACTGGGGAAGCTAACCCAGAGTGCTTGCACTTATGGGAACTGTTGGAATGTTCCATTTGTGATCCGCGTGTTGGTACTCAGCCTGGACCTCCTCTTATTTGTGCATCTTTATGTGAGAGAATTTATGAGGCATGCTCAAATGCTTACTTCTCTATGGATGTGAAAACACAG ATTCTAGCACCCTGTGGCGTAAATGACTTTGTATGTGGTAGAGCTGCTGAATGGGTCTCCAACGGTACAGATCTTTGTGTTGCTGCAGGTTTTCGAGTGAGCTCATCTGATATTGGATTTATTGCCTCAGAAGAGGCTTCTTGCTATGGTGATAAATCCAGTCTAGGTTCTGTTGCTGATACATGGAAGACTTCACAGTTTGAGTTGACCCAGAAAGGTGAGAGCTTGAGGATGTTGGATGATTTCCACCAATGGGTGAGGGAAATGCCATTCGGTGAAAGGGTTTCTTGGGCTATTGGAGGGATGGTTCTAACAGCAGGCTTGGTGTTTGTAAG CAAAAGAAAAAGCCATAGCCAACGCCAGAAACTAGCTGCTATAAAGCGAACTGCCAGAAAGCTTGGGGGCAGGATGGTGGAGCAACTGCCTTCTAATGCTCAAGAACATAGAAGAAGAATTTCCAGATGA
- the LOC108326089 gene encoding 60S ribosomal protein L18-3: MGIDLKAGGKSKKTKRTAPKSNDIYLKLLVKLYRFLVRRTGSNFNAVILKRLFMSKVNKAPLSLSRLIKYTKGKEDRIAVVVGTVTDDIRVYEVPPLKVTALRFTETARARIEKAGGECLTFDQLALRAPLGQNTVLLRGPKNAREAVKHFGPAPGVPHSHTKPYVRSKGRKFERARGRRNSRGFRV, encoded by the exons ATG GGGATCGATCTGAAAGCCGGAGGTAAGAGCAAAAAGACGAAAAGAACAGCACCAAAGTCCAATGATATCTATCTCAAGCTTTTGGTTAAG CTTTATCGCTTCCTTGTCCGGAGAACTGGCAGCAATTTCAATGCTGTTATACTCAAGCGATTGTTCATGAGCAAGGTTAACAAGGCCCCACTTTCTTTGTCAAGGTTGATTAAGTATACCAAGGGAAAG GAAGATAGGATTGCTGTTGTGGTGGGGACTGTAACTGATGATATCCGTGTTTATGAAGTTCCACCCTTGAAAGTTACAGCACTCAGGTTTACAGAGACTGCTCGTGCAAGAATTGAAAAGGCTGGCGGTGAATGTTTAACATTTGATCAGTTGGCTCTTAGGGCACCTCTTGGACAGAACACG GTCCTTCTTAGAGGCCCAAAGAATGCTCGTGAAGCTGTGAAGCACTTTGGTCCTGCTCCTGGTGTTCCTCACAGCCACACCAAACCTTATGTTCGATCTAAGGGAAGGAAGTTCGAGAGGGCTAGAGGAAGGAGGAACAGCCGAGGATTTAGGGTGTGA
- the LOC108326088 gene encoding uncharacterized protein LOC108326088, giving the protein MESIVHRTVEVNGIKMHVAEKGEGPVVLFLHGFPELWYSWRHQILHLSSLGYRAVAPDLRGYGDSDTPAPITAYTCFHLLGDIVALIDSLGVDKVFLVAHDWGAILGWYLCLFRPDRVKAYVCLSVPFRPFLGRNPQQKTVDIFRALYGEDYYICRFQEPGKMEAELARVDTAYLMKNILTTRHSGPPIFPKGEYGTGFNPHTPDTLPSWLTQQDLDYFVTKFNKSGFSGGLNYYRNLNLNWELTAAWTGVGIENVPVKFITGSVDLVYNSPGMKEYIHNGGFKKDVASLEEVVVQEGVGHFNNQEAAHDVANHIHDFINKF; this is encoded by the exons ATGGAGAGCATAGTTCACAGAACGGTGGAAGTAAATGGCATAAAGATGCATGTTGCAGAGAAGGGAGAAGGTCCAGTGGTCTTGTTCTTGCATGGCTTCCCCGAACTCTGGTACTCATGGCGCCACCAGATTCTCCATCTCAGTTCCCTCGGTTACCGTGCTGTTGCCCCTGACCTCCGAGGCTACGGTGACTCCGATACCCCTGCGCCAATCACCGCCTACACGTGTTTCCACCTTCTGGGTGACATCGTGGCGCTCATCGACTCTCTGGGTGTGGACAAAGTGTTCCTTGTGGCCCATGACTGGGGTGCCATCCTCGGTTGGTACCTCTGCCTCTTCCGACCAGACAGAGTCAAGGCGTATGTCTGTCTCAGTGTCCCCTTCCGACCCTTCCTCGGACGAAACCCCCAACAGAAAACCGTCGATATTTTTCGTGCCTTGTACGGAGAAGACTACTACATATGCAGATTTCAG GAACCAGGGAAGATGGAAGCTGAGCTGGCTCGCGTTGACACTGCATATCTGATGAAGAACATACTCACAACGCGCCATTCCGGTCCACCCATTTTCCCGAAAGGGGAATATGGAACTGGATTTAATCCCCATACTCCAGATACCCTGCCCTCTTGGCTCACTCAACAAGATCTTGATTATTTCGTTACCAAATTCAACAAGTCTGGCTTCAGTGGAGGCTTGAACTATTACAGAAATCTCAACCT AAATTGGGAGCTGACAGCAGCGTGGACTGGAGTAGGAATCGAGAATGTACCGGTTAAGTTCATTACAGGTAGCGTTGACTTGGTGTACAATTCCCCGGGGATGAAGGAGTACATTCACAATGGTGGTTTTAAGAAAGATGTGGCATCTCTGGAGGAAGTGGTGGTGCAGGAAGGAGTTGGCCATTTCAACAACCAAGAAGCAGCACACGATGTGGCCAATCACATTCATGACTTCATCAACAAGTTCTGA